The proteins below come from a single Holdemania massiliensis genomic window:
- the leuS gene encoding leucine--tRNA ligase: protein MSYDHKSIESKWQKTWEERKTFATDAWDFSKPKFYALDMFPYPSGVGLHAGHPEGYTATDIVSRMKRMQGYNVLHPMGFDSFGLPAEQYAIQTGNNPNGFTLKNIETFKQQLKMLGFSYDWDREVSTCDPSFYKWTQWIFKQLFESGLAKCVEMPVNWCEELGTVLANDEVIDGKSERGGYPVVRKNMRQWVIDIVQYAERLLEGLEEIDWPESTKEMQRNWIGKSIGALVDFKVQGHDEQFTVFTTRCDTLFGATYCVLAPEHTLVDQITTPEQKAAVDEYKRQCATKSDLERTELNKEKTGVFTGAYAVNPVNGKPVPIWISDYVLATYGTGAIMAVPAHDDRDYAFAKKFGLEIIPVLEGGNVAEEAWTQDGVHINSGFLNGLNKQDAIETMISWLSEHHCGERKVNYRLREWIFARQRYWGEPIPIVHLDNGDTVALSDDQLPLILPDLTDYSPSKSGASPLEKAQDWVQVEIDGVKGHRETSTMPGSAGSSWYFLRYIDPHNEKELADPELLKHWLPVDLYIGGPEHAVGHLLYSRMWNNFLYDKGVVPVKEPFQKLVHQGMILGSNGIKMGKRFPEYVVDPNVIVEKYGADTLRLYEMFMGPLEASKPWSEKGVDAARKWLERVWRLVMEQPEKITDELTPQLDYIYNFTVKKVTEDIETLNFNTAISQMMIFVNDCYRVEKINRNMLLGFVKLLSPFAPHIGEEMYQQLTGAESIAYESWPTYDESKLVKNETEVVVQVNGKLRGKFMASVDASEEQLKEKALAVENVRPFIEGKTIRKIIVIKGKVVNIVAN, encoded by the coding sequence ATGAGTTACGATCACAAGAGTATTGAATCAAAATGGCAAAAGACCTGGGAAGAACGCAAAACCTTTGCGACGGATGCCTGGGATTTTTCCAAGCCGAAGTTTTATGCTTTGGATATGTTTCCTTATCCATCCGGGGTTGGTCTGCATGCCGGACATCCGGAAGGGTATACCGCAACGGATATCGTCAGCCGAATGAAGCGAATGCAGGGCTACAACGTCCTTCATCCGATGGGATTTGACAGCTTTGGCTTGCCGGCGGAGCAGTACGCCATTCAGACCGGCAATAACCCGAATGGATTTACATTAAAGAATATTGAAACCTTTAAGCAGCAGCTGAAAATGCTGGGTTTCAGCTATGATTGGGATCGTGAGGTCTCAACATGCGATCCGTCGTTCTACAAGTGGACACAGTGGATTTTCAAGCAGCTGTTTGAAAGCGGTTTGGCCAAATGTGTTGAAATGCCGGTGAACTGGTGTGAGGAATTAGGCACCGTGCTGGCCAACGATGAGGTCATTGACGGCAAGAGTGAACGCGGCGGTTATCCGGTTGTGCGCAAGAACATGCGCCAATGGGTCATCGACATCGTGCAGTACGCTGAACGTCTGTTAGAAGGCTTAGAGGAAATTGACTGGCCGGAATCAACCAAGGAAATGCAGCGCAACTGGATCGGCAAGTCGATTGGGGCACTGGTCGATTTTAAGGTGCAGGGACATGATGAACAGTTCACAGTCTTCACCACTCGCTGCGACACGTTGTTTGGCGCTACCTACTGCGTTCTGGCGCCGGAGCATACGCTGGTCGATCAGATTACAACGCCTGAGCAGAAGGCAGCCGTAGACGAATACAAGCGGCAGTGCGCGACGAAATCCGATCTCGAGCGGACGGAACTGAATAAGGAGAAGACCGGAGTGTTCACCGGCGCTTACGCCGTCAACCCGGTTAATGGCAAGCCTGTTCCAATCTGGATCTCTGACTATGTTTTAGCCACCTATGGCACCGGCGCAATTATGGCTGTCCCGGCTCATGATGACCGCGACTATGCGTTTGCCAAGAAATTTGGTCTGGAAATTATTCCAGTACTGGAAGGCGGCAACGTCGCTGAAGAAGCCTGGACACAGGATGGTGTGCATATCAATTCAGGCTTCTTGAATGGATTAAACAAGCAGGATGCGATTGAGACAATGATCAGCTGGCTGAGTGAACATCACTGCGGTGAGCGAAAAGTCAATTACCGGCTGCGGGAATGGATTTTTGCCCGGCAGCGTTATTGGGGCGAACCGATTCCGATCGTTCATCTGGACAACGGTGATACCGTGGCCTTAAGCGACGATCAGCTGCCGCTGATTCTGCCGGATCTGACAGATTACAGTCCGTCGAAAAGCGGAGCTTCCCCGTTGGAAAAAGCACAGGATTGGGTTCAGGTTGAAATCGATGGTGTAAAGGGCCATCGTGAAACAAGCACGATGCCGGGCAGCGCCGGCAGCAGCTGGTATTTCTTACGCTACATTGATCCGCACAACGAAAAGGAATTGGCCGATCCTGAACTGCTGAAGCACTGGTTGCCAGTAGATCTGTATATCGGCGGACCGGAGCATGCGGTCGGACATTTGCTTTACAGCCGGATGTGGAACAATTTCCTGTATGACAAAGGGGTTGTCCCTGTGAAGGAACCATTCCAGAAGCTCGTTCATCAGGGAATGATCTTGGGCTCCAACGGAATTAAAATGGGCAAGCGCTTTCCGGAATACGTCGTTGATCCGAATGTGATCGTTGAAAAGTACGGCGCGGATACGCTGCGTTTGTATGAAATGTTCATGGGGCCGTTAGAGGCCAGCAAGCCATGGAGTGAAAAGGGTGTCGACGCTGCGCGCAAATGGCTGGAGCGTGTCTGGCGTTTAGTCATGGAACAGCCGGAGAAAATTACGGATGAGCTGACGCCGCAGCTGGATTACATTTACAACTTCACGGTAAAGAAAGTCACGGAAGATATTGAAACGCTGAATTTCAATACGGCGATTTCCCAAATGATGATTTTTGTCAACGACTGTTACCGCGTGGAAAAGATCAACCGCAATATGCTTTTAGGCTTTGTCAAACTGCTGAGTCCATTTGCCCCGCATATTGGAGAGGAAATGTATCAGCAGCTGACCGGCGCCGAATCCATCGCTTATGAAAGCTGGCCAACTTATGATGAAAGCAAGCTGGTCAAAAACGAAACGGAAGTCGTCGTTCAGGTCAATGGCAAACTGCGCGGAAAGTTCATGGCCTCCGTGGATGCCAGCGAAGAACAGCTGAAAGAAAAAGCATTGGCGGTCGAGAATGTCCGTCCGTTTATCGAAGGAAAGACGATCCGCAAGATCATTGTCATTAAAGGCAAGGTCGTCAACATCGTCGCCAATTAA
- a CDS encoding dihydrofolate reductase yields MKITIIAALDENCGIGKAGQMPWHCPADLRQFQEYTMGKVLLMGRKTAQPLLQRLPGRQLLIQSRTLQTADFPVVRSITEALTWMQNHPQYQELVIGGGGEIYSQWLPYADFLRLSIISGCYECDTFFPAWNQCEWTCQKQTKEKEFILQEWKRKINSVLI; encoded by the coding sequence ATGAAAATAACAATCATTGCCGCTTTGGATGAGAACTGCGGAATCGGAAAGGCCGGTCAGATGCCTTGGCACTGTCCTGCGGATCTGCGTCAGTTTCAGGAATATACAATGGGGAAAGTGTTGCTGATGGGACGCAAGACAGCCCAGCCATTGCTGCAGCGCCTGCCGGGCCGTCAGCTGTTAATTCAAAGCCGTACTCTGCAAACTGCGGATTTTCCAGTTGTCCGATCTATCACTGAAGCTTTAACCTGGATGCAGAATCATCCCCAATATCAGGAACTGGTCATCGGCGGAGGCGGAGAGATTTATTCTCAATGGCTGCCCTATGCCGACTTTCTCAGGCTCAGTATTATTTCCGGATGTTATGAGTGCGATACATTCTTCCCTGCCTGGAATCAGTGTGAATGGACTTGTCAGAAGCAGACAAAGGAAAAGGAATTTATTTTACAGGAATGGAAACGAAAGATAAATTCGGTACTCATTTAA